From a single Leishmania braziliensis MHOM/BR/75/M2904 complete genome, chromosome 28 genomic region:
- a CDS encoding putative ribonucleoside-diphosphate reductase large chain — protein sequence MSDSAPLIIKRNGEAQTYDASKIRRRFERVMEGLDSDHLDVDMLTENVTRGLTDQIRYDKLDELVAQTAAYSVTKHPDYGRMGGRLCTTSLHKQTSESLLETFRLLHDHVTVQTHRPAPLVADDVWEVMQQHHKELQSMIDYSRDLNFEFFGYKTLERSYLLRIETGRGEMRIVERPQQMFMRVALGIHGRDLNNVRETYNLMSMGFFTHATPTLFNAGTPKPQMSSCFLVASKDDSIDGIYDTLKECAVISKAAGGIGLHVHNIRAAGSYIAGTNGTSNGLVPMLRVFNNTARYVDQGGGKRKGAFAVYLEPWHADVFGFLLLKRNTGKDDQRARDLFYALWIPDLFMKRVKSEGRWTLMDPNTCPGLSDCHGEAFERLYERYEAEGRGVKTIQAQEVWFAILESQIETGGPFILYKDACNSKSNQKNLGTIKCSNLCTEIVEYTSPEETAVCNLASIALPRFVDVEKREFNHQLLYAVTKQITRNLNRVIDRNYYPVETARRSNMRNRPIGLGVQGLADTFILMRLPFVSAEAQRVNAEIFETIYFAAVESSMELAKEEGPYETFKGSPASEGILQFDMWKNARPNSGRWDWASLKEKVMQVGIRNSLLVSPMPTASTSQILGNNECFEPFTSNIYVRRVLSGEFPVVNKYLVMDLIARGLWNEQMRNEIISYNGSILNIDGIPDDLKELYRTVWEIPQRKLIDMARDRGQYIDQSQSLNLFLQSPTSGQITSMLFYGWEAGLKTGVYYLRTKAAADAIKFTVDAKRLKEIQERESSQQTMSSHRVSQPEECLNCGS from the coding sequence ATGTCCGATTCGGCGCCACTGATCATCAAGCGCAATGGCGAGGCGCAAACGTACGATGCTTCTAAGATTCGCCGCCGCTTTGAACGGGTGATGGAGGGACTCGACAGCGACCACCTTGATGTGGACATGCTGACGGAGAACGTGACTCGCGGCTTGACGGACCAAATTCGCTACGACAAACTGGACGAGCTCGTGGCGCAAACGGCGGCGTACTCGGTCACGAAGCACCCCGACTATGGTCGCATGGGCGGTCGCCTGTGCACAACATCCCTGCACAAGCAGACGAGTgagtcgctgctggagaCGTTCCGCCTTCTGCACGACCATGTCACGGTGCAGACACACCGTCCCGCTCCCCTCGTCGCCGACGATGTGTGGGaggtgatgcagcagcaccacaagGAGCTGCAAAGCATGATCGACTACTCCCGCGATTTGAACTTCGAGTTCTTTGGGTACAAGACACTGGAGCGCTCGTACCTGCTACGCATCGAGACGGGAAGGGGTGAGATGCGGATTGTGGAGCGGCCTCAGCAGATGTTTATGCGTGTCGCCCTTGGCATCCACGGCAGAGATCTCAACAACGTGCGTGAGACGTACAATCTGATGTCGATGGGCTTTTTCACCCACGCTACTCCAACCCTCTTCAACGCTGGCACCCCGAAGCCGCAAATGAGCTCGTGCTTCCTGGTGGCGTCGAAGGACGACAGCATCGACGGCATCTACGATACGCTGAAGGAGTGCGCCGTGATCAGCAAGGCGGCCGGCGGTATTGGTCTGCATGTGCACAACATCCGCGCCGCCGGCAGCTACATTGCTGGAACCAACGGCACGTCGAACGGACTCGTACCAATGCTGCGCGTCTTCAACAACACTGCCCGCTACGTAGACCAGGGCGGCGGTAAGCGCAAGGGCGCCTTCGCCGTCTATCTCGAGCCCTGGCATGCCGATGTCTTTGGTTTCCTGTTGCTGAAGCGCAACACAGGAAAGGATGACCAGCGCGCCCGTGACCTCTTCTACGCGTTGTGGATCCCGGACTTGTTCATGAAGCGTGTCAAAAGTGAGGGGCGGTGGACGCTGATGGACCCTAACACGTGCCCGGGCCTCAGCGACTGCCATGGCGAGGCGTTCGAGCGGCTCTACGAGCGCTACGAGGCGGAAGGCCGCGGTGTCAAGACGATCCAGGCGCAGGAGGTGTGGTTTGCCATCCTGGAGTCTCAGATCGAGACGGGCGGGCCGTTCATCCTGTACAAGGATGCATGCAACAGCAAGTCAAACCAGAAGAACCTTGGGACGATCAAGTGCTCGAACCTGTGCACTGAAATTGTCGAGTACACGTCGCCGGAGGAGACGGCCGTATGCAACCTCGCCTCCAtcgcgctgccgcgcttCGTCGACGTTGAAAAGCGCGAGTTCAACCACCAGCTTCTCTACGCCGTGACGAAGCAGATCACGCGCAACCTAAACCGTGTTATTGACCGCAACTACTACCCAGTCGAGACAgcgcgccgcagcaacaTGCGCAACCGTCCCATCGGTCTTGGTGTACAGGGCCTCGCTGACACCTTTATCCTCATGCGACTGCCGTTCGTctcggcggaggcgcagcgggtGAACGCGGAGATCTTCGAGACCATCTACTTCGCCGCGGTCGAGTCGTCGATGGAGCTcgcaaaggaggagggaccGTACGAGACCTTCAAGGGCAGCCCGGCAAGCGAGGGCATTCTGCAGTTCGATATGTGGAAGAACGCGCGGCCGAACAGCGGTCGCTGGGACTGGGCCAGCCTCAAAGAGAAGGTCATGCAGGTAGGCATACGCAACTCACTGCTGGTGTCCCCCATGCCAACCGCGTCCACCTCGCAGATTCTCGGCAACAACGAGTGTTTCGAACCCTTCACCTCGAATATATACGTCCGCCGTGTGCTGAGCGGCGAGTTCCCTGTGGTGAACAAGTACCTCGTCATGGACCTCATCGCGCGTGGCCTGTGGAATGAGCAAATGCGCAACGAAATCATCTCTTACAATGGTTCGATCCTCAACATTGACGGCATCCCAGATGACCTAAAGGAGCTTTACCGGACCGTGTGGGAGATCCCGCAGCGCAAGTTGATCGACATGGCACGCGACCGCGGCCAATACATCGACCAGTCCCAATCACTGAACCTCTTTCTTCAGAGCCCCACCTCTGGCCAGATCACGTCCATGCTCTTCTACGGCTGGGAGGCTGGACTGAAGACTGGTGTCTACTATCTACGCACTAAAGCCGCGGCGGACGCGATCAAGTTCACTGTGGACGCGAAGCGTTTGAAGGAGATccaggagagggagagctcGCAGCAGACAATGTCCTCGCACCGCGTTTCGCAACCCGAGGAGTGCCTGAACTGCGGATCCTAA